The following coding sequences are from one Ursus arctos isolate Adak ecotype North America unplaced genomic scaffold, UrsArc2.0 scaffold_23, whole genome shotgun sequence window:
- the FANCF gene encoding Fanconi anemia group F protein — protein MESLLQHLERFSELLAVSRTTHVSTWDPTTVRRALQWARYLRHVHRRFGRHVRIRTALERRLRSQWRQKGASGSAAVPGLNFQALGRCDLLLSLRLLENRALGDAACHYLLQQLFPGPGVPDADEETLQGSLARLARRRSAVHMLLFNGYGENSVLEESVLKTQAELLLERLGEVPKAEAEGRSRFLSTLWDRLPQKNFLKVIAAALLLPPSSPRPQGEELELDTPKTPGEGGQELVRWLLARSDVMAAFCHDLPVGLLASVAGRHPEFSRAYLGLLTDWGRHLHYDLQKGTWVGAEPQHVSWEELYGRFQSLCQAPPPLKDEVLTALESCKAQDGDFQVPGLSIWTDLFLALGSGS, from the coding sequence ATGGAATCGCTCCTGCAGCACTTGGAGCGCTTCTCCGAGCTTCTGGCCGTCTCCCGCACGACCCACGTCAGCACCTGGGACCCCACGACGGTGCGAAGGGCCTTGCAGTGGGCTCGCTACCTGCGCCACGTCCACAGGCGCTTTGGCCGCCATGTCCGCATTCGCACAGCTCTGGAACGGCGGCTGCGGAGCCAGTGGAGACAGAAGGGCGCCTCTGGGTCCGCTGCAGTCCCCGGGTTGAACTTCCAGGCCCTGGGGCGCTGTgatctcctgctctctctgcgcCTGTTGGAGAACCGAGCTCTCGGGGATGCAGCCTGTCACTACCTGCTGCAGCAGCTCTTTCCGGGCCCTGGCGTCCCGGACGCCGACGAGGAGACCCTCCAAGGCAGCCTGGCCCGCCTCGCCCGCCGCCGCTCCGCCGTCCACATGCTGCTTTTCAATGGCTACGGAGAGAACTCGGTGCTTGAGGAGTCCGTGCTGAAGACCCAGGCGGAGCTGCTGCTGGAGCGTCTGGGGGAGGTGCCGAAGGCCGAAGCCGAGGGCCGCAGCAGGTTTCTTAGCACTCTGTGGGATCGCTTGCCTCAGAAGAACTTTCTGAAGGTGATAGCGGCCGCGCTGTTGCTTCCCCCGTCGTCTCCCCGGCCCCAAGGAGAAGAGTTGGAGCTGGACACCCCCAAAACGCCCGGAGAGGGGGGTCAGGAGCTGGTCCGTTGGCTTTTGGCGAGGTCAGATGTCATGGCTGCCTTTTGCCACGACCTCCCAGTCGGGCTTTTAGCTTCGGTGGCAGGCCGCCATCCAGAGTTCTCCCGGGCCTATCTGGGTCTGCTTACAGACTGGGGTCGACATCTGCACTACGACCTTCAGAAAGGCACTTGGGTTGGAGCTGAGCCCCAACACGTGTCCTGGGAGGAGTTGTACGGCAGGTTTCAAAGCCTCTGTCAGGCCCCTCCACCTCTGAAAGATGAAGTTCTAACTGCCCTGGAGTCCTGTAAGGCGCAGGATGGAGATTTCCAAGTCCCTGGTCTCAGCATCTGGACAGACCTGTTCTTAGCTCTTGGGAGCGGGTCATGA